One segment of Bradyrhizobium sp. WD16 DNA contains the following:
- a CDS encoding indolepyruvate ferredoxin oxidoreductase family protein: protein MDQTLSRPPLADDYRLEDRYIRTSGRIFLTGTQAIARIAFDQARRDRAAGLRTAGFISGYRGSPLGSVDLELWRARPLLDELGITFMPAVNEDLAATAVLGSQQVETSPARTVEGVFGLWYGKGPGVDRAGDALKHGNAYGTSPHGGVLVVAGDDHGCVSSSMPHQSDVAFMSCFMPTLNPASVSEYLAFGEYGYALSRFSGMWVGFKAISETVESGGSIDLTPPRSFATPDFVLPPGGLHYRWPDLPGPQIEARMAAKKRAVEAFVEANPIDRHIYEVGEAHYGIVTTGKAHLDLMEALRLLGLDEAACRSFGIDIYKIGMVWPLAVRDTLAFIQGKQEVLVIEEKRGIVESQLKEYFYDFPGSKPERMVGKTDEYGADLIPWIGELSPRLLAPIVAARLDAFFPELKLPARAAALAPAPARIIEVPGATRTPYFCSGCPHNTSTKVPEGSRALAGIGCHFMASWMDRDTSSLIQMGGEGVNWVAASHFTGQTHIFQNLGEGTYYHSGSMAIRQAIAAKANITYKILFNDAVAMTGGQPVDGPISVQAIAHSVRAEGVDRIALVSDDPAKFSPGDFPPGVTLHHRGMLDAVQRELRDVPGVTILIYEQTCATEKRRRRKRSQIVDPPRFVVINDLVCEGCGDCSTASNCLSVEPVETALGRKRRINLSNCNKDFSCIDGFCPSFVTVEGGRRRRHAADLQGFLARAAALPEPALPSLATPFNLLVTGVGGTGVITVGALIAMAAHLDGKGASVLDFMGFAQKFGPVLSYLRLAETPAAINQVRIDEGAADALIGCDVVVSSSPKASAAYRPGMAAVINTAEMPTGDVVRRRDASLAVDERLAALARVIGGSRLTTLDANALAERLCGDGVYANIVMLGAAWQSGIVPVSFTALERAIELNGIMVGANKGAFALGRLAVAEPSALSVPSVRKAPQTLDDIIDRRQAFLADYQNDAWAARYRATVDRVRAAEASRTRGQEMPLTDATARALFRLMAYKDEYEVARLHLASSFADELHRNFEGDFKLRYHLAPPLLPLGRDGRGRPRKIALGGWMRLPFRVLARLKVLRGTVFDVFGRTAERRMERELIAWYEDLIARLLTALPDHGAAKLTPIAAAALDICGYGPVKQAAATEVRRRVATMLADLAREAPTQRAA, encoded by the coding sequence ATGGACCAGACGCTATCCCGGCCCCCGTTGGCCGACGATTACCGGCTCGAGGATCGCTACATCCGGACGAGCGGCCGGATCTTCCTCACCGGAACGCAAGCCATCGCCCGGATCGCCTTCGACCAGGCGCGGCGCGACCGCGCGGCCGGGCTCAGGACCGCGGGTTTCATCTCCGGCTATCGCGGCTCGCCGCTCGGCAGCGTCGACCTCGAACTCTGGCGCGCCAGGCCGCTGCTGGACGAACTCGGCATCACCTTCATGCCGGCGGTCAACGAGGACCTCGCCGCCACCGCCGTGCTCGGCAGCCAGCAGGTCGAGACCAGCCCGGCCCGCACCGTCGAGGGCGTCTTCGGCCTGTGGTACGGCAAGGGCCCCGGCGTCGACCGCGCCGGCGACGCGCTCAAACACGGCAACGCCTATGGCACTTCGCCTCATGGCGGCGTGCTTGTGGTCGCGGGCGACGATCACGGCTGCGTGTCGTCGTCGATGCCGCACCAGTCCGACGTCGCATTCATGAGCTGCTTCATGCCGACGCTCAACCCGGCCAGCGTCAGCGAATATCTCGCCTTCGGCGAATACGGCTATGCGCTGTCGCGCTTCTCCGGCATGTGGGTCGGCTTCAAGGCGATTTCGGAGACAGTCGAGTCCGGCGGCTCGATCGATTTGACGCCGCCCCGTTCGTTCGCAACGCCCGATTTCGTGCTGCCGCCCGGCGGTCTCCACTACCGCTGGCCCGACCTCCCGGGACCGCAGATCGAGGCGCGCATGGCGGCGAAGAAGCGTGCGGTCGAGGCTTTCGTCGAGGCCAATCCCATCGACCGCCACATCTATGAGGTCGGCGAGGCGCACTACGGCATCGTCACCACCGGCAAGGCGCATCTCGATCTGATGGAAGCTCTACGCCTGCTCGGCCTCGATGAAGCCGCCTGCCGGTCCTTCGGCATCGACATCTACAAGATCGGCATGGTCTGGCCGCTTGCCGTGCGAGACACCCTCGCCTTCATCCAGGGCAAGCAGGAGGTGCTGGTGATCGAGGAAAAGCGCGGCATCGTCGAAAGCCAGCTCAAGGAATATTTCTACGACTTTCCCGGCTCCAAGCCCGAGCGCATGGTCGGCAAGACCGATGAATACGGCGCCGATCTCATTCCCTGGATCGGCGAATTGTCGCCACGCCTTCTGGCGCCCATCGTCGCCGCGCGGCTCGATGCCTTCTTTCCCGAATTGAAGCTGCCGGCCCGGGCTGCGGCGCTCGCGCCGGCACCGGCGCGGATCATCGAGGTTCCGGGTGCCACCCGGACGCCCTATTTCTGCTCCGGCTGTCCGCACAACACGTCGACCAAGGTGCCCGAAGGCTCCAGGGCACTCGCCGGCATCGGCTGTCATTTCATGGCAAGCTGGATGGACCGTGACACCTCGTCGCTGATTCAGATGGGCGGCGAGGGCGTGAACTGGGTAGCGGCGTCACACTTCACGGGCCAGACGCACATCTTCCAGAACCTCGGCGAAGGCACCTATTATCACTCCGGCTCCATGGCGATCCGCCAGGCCATCGCCGCCAAGGCCAACATCACCTACAAGATCCTGTTCAACGATGCGGTGGCGATGACCGGCGGGCAGCCGGTCGACGGCCCGATCAGCGTCCAGGCGATCGCCCATTCGGTGCGGGCCGAAGGCGTCGACCGCATCGCCCTGGTCTCCGACGATCCGGCGAAATTCTCGCCCGGCGATTTCCCGCCAGGGGTGACGCTGCATCATCGCGGCATGCTGGACGCAGTGCAGCGCGAACTGCGCGATGTTCCGGGCGTCACCATATTGATTTACGAGCAGACCTGCGCCACCGAAAAACGGCGCCGCCGCAAGCGCAGCCAGATCGTCGATCCGCCCCGCTTTGTCGTCATCAACGACCTCGTCTGCGAAGGCTGCGGCGACTGCTCGACGGCATCCAACTGCCTCAGTGTCGAACCGGTCGAGACCGCGCTCGGGCGCAAACGCCGGATCAATCTGTCCAACTGCAACAAGGACTTCTCCTGCATCGACGGCTTCTGCCCGAGCTTCGTCACGGTGGAAGGCGGCCGACGGCGCCGCCATGCCGCAGATCTGCAGGGCTTCCTGGCTCGTGCCGCGGCGCTGCCCGAACCGGCATTGCCCTCGCTGGCAACGCCTTTCAACCTCCTCGTCACCGGCGTCGGCGGCACCGGCGTCATCACCGTCGGCGCCTTGATCGCCATGGCGGCGCATCTCGACGGCAAGGGTGCGAGCGTGCTCGACTTCATGGGCTTCGCCCAGAAGTTCGGCCCGGTGTTGAGCTATCTGCGCCTCGCCGAAACGCCGGCCGCCATCAACCAGGTGCGGATCGACGAGGGGGCGGCCGACGCCCTGATCGGCTGCGATGTCGTGGTCTCATCCTCGCCCAAGGCCTCGGCCGCCTATCGTCCCGGCATGGCCGCGGTGATCAACACCGCCGAGATGCCGACCGGCGACGTCGTGCGGCGACGCGATGCCAGCCTCGCTGTCGATGAACGCCTCGCCGCCCTCGCCCGCGTCATCGGCGGGAGTCGTTTGACGACACTCGATGCCAACGCCCTCGCCGAGCGGCTCTGCGGCGACGGCGTCTACGCCAATATCGTCATGCTCGGGGCCGCCTGGCAGAGCGGCATCGTACCGGTATCGTTCACCGCGCTGGAGCGTGCGATCGAACTCAACGGCATCATGGTCGGAGCCAATAAGGGGGCCTTCGCCCTTGGTCGGCTGGCGGTAGCCGAGCCGTCGGCGCTGAGCGTGCCATCCGTCAGGAAGGCGCCGCAGACGCTCGACGACATCATCGACCGCCGTCAGGCCTTTCTCGCCGACTACCAGAATGACGCCTGGGCCGCCCGGTATCGCGCCACGGTCGACCGCGTCCGGGCTGCGGAAGCATCGCGGACGCGCGGACAAGAGATGCCGCTCACCGATGCGACGGCACGGGCCCTGTTCCGCCTGATGGCCTACAAGGACGAATACGAGGTCGCCCGACTGCATCTCGCCTCCAGCTTCGCCGATGAGTTGCACCGGAACTTCGAAGGCGATTTCAAGCTGCGCTATCATCTCGCCCCACCGCTGCTGCCGCTCGGCCGCGACGGCCGCGGCCGGCCGCGCAAGATCGCGCTGGGCGGCTGGATGCGCCTGCCGTTCCGGGTGCTGGCGCGGCTGAAGGTGCTGCGCGGCACGGTGTTTGACGTTTTCGGCCGTACCGCCGAGCGACGGATGGAGCGCGAACTGATCGCCTGGTACGAGGACCTGATCGCGCGCCTGCTCACCGCGCTGCCGGATCACGG
- a CDS encoding DUF3830 family protein — protein MSQLVIRAGDFHFNARFEEQLAPKTVAAFRKAMPFESHMIHVRWSGEGVWLPLGDLDFGVGYENHTSYPAPGQIILYPGGISETEILLAYGGVHFASKMGQLAGNHFITLTSGLERLPELGKQVLWKGALPVRFEEL, from the coding sequence ATGAGCCAGCTGGTGATCCGCGCCGGAGACTTCCACTTCAACGCCCGTTTCGAGGAGCAGCTGGCGCCGAAAACCGTAGCCGCCTTCCGCAAGGCCATGCCGTTCGAGAGCCACATGATCCATGTGCGCTGGAGCGGCGAGGGCGTGTGGCTGCCGCTCGGCGATCTCGACTTCGGCGTTGGCTACGAAAACCACACCAGCTACCCGGCGCCCGGGCAGATCATTCTCTATCCGGGCGGGATCAGCGAGACCGAGATCCTGCTGGCCTATGGCGGCGTCCATTTTGCCAGCAAGATGGGCCAGCTCGCCGGCAACCACTTCATAACCCTGACCTCGGGTCTGGAGCGGCTGCCCGAACTCGGCAAGCAGGTGCTGTGGAAGGGCGCCCTGCCGGTCCGGTTCGAGGAGCTGTGA
- a CDS encoding molybdopterin-dependent oxidoreductase, with the protein MIDRRCLLRRTGAFLAAGSALSASSRLAFAADSVTLPIGNGERPMVKYPQKRPLIRLTSRPPQLETPFSVYAEGPITPSDAFFVRYHLSDIPYGLDPGKFTLEVKGKVDRLLRLSLAELRRLPAVELIAVNQCSGNSRGFFEPRVAGGQLANGALGNARWRGVPLKTVLDNAGVQAGARQVTFNGMDGPASDKTPDFIKALDIDHARDGEVMLAWAMNGEALPFLNGFPLRLVVPGYYGTYWVKHLNEITVIDNVYDGFWMKTAYRIPDNDCACVEPGSAPKATIPINRFNTRSFITSLADGARVKAGRTITVKGFAFDGGKGIKEVELSIDGGRSWQPARLGKDLGRYSFREWQLPVTLAAGTHELKVRAINNAGATQPAAANWNPAGYMRNVVETTTVTAA; encoded by the coding sequence GTGATCGACCGTCGCTGCCTCTTGCGGCGGACCGGCGCCTTTCTGGCCGCCGGCTCCGCCCTGTCCGCTTCATCCCGCCTTGCCTTTGCCGCCGATAGCGTGACGTTGCCGATCGGCAACGGCGAGCGGCCGATGGTGAAGTATCCGCAGAAGCGCCCGCTGATCCGGCTGACGAGCCGGCCGCCCCAGCTCGAGACGCCGTTCTCGGTCTATGCCGAGGGGCCGATCACGCCCAGCGACGCCTTCTTTGTGCGCTACCATCTGTCGGACATTCCATATGGTCTCGATCCGGGCAAATTCACGCTCGAGGTGAAAGGCAAGGTTGACCGGCTGCTGCGACTGTCGCTCGCCGAGCTCCGTAGACTGCCGGCGGTCGAACTGATCGCGGTCAACCAATGCTCCGGCAACAGCCGCGGCTTCTTCGAGCCGCGCGTCGCCGGCGGGCAGCTTGCCAATGGAGCGCTCGGTAATGCGCGCTGGCGCGGCGTGCCATTGAAGACGGTGCTCGACAACGCCGGCGTCCAGGCCGGCGCAAGGCAGGTCACCTTCAACGGCATGGATGGTCCGGCCAGTGACAAGACGCCTGATTTCATCAAGGCGCTGGATATCGATCATGCGAGGGACGGCGAAGTTATGCTCGCCTGGGCGATGAATGGCGAGGCGCTGCCGTTCCTCAACGGCTTTCCGCTGCGTCTGGTGGTGCCGGGCTATTACGGCACCTACTGGGTCAAGCATCTCAACGAGATCACCGTCATCGACAACGTCTATGACGGCTTCTGGATGAAGACCGCCTACCGGATTCCGGATAACGACTGTGCCTGCGTCGAGCCGGGCTCGGCGCCAAAGGCGACCATTCCGATCAATCGCTTCAACACGCGCTCCTTCATCACCAGCCTCGCTGATGGCGCCAGGGTCAAGGCGGGCCGGACGATCACGGTCAAAGGTTTCGCGTTCGACGGCGGCAAGGGTATCAAGGAGGTCGAGCTCTCAATCGATGGCGGCAGGAGTTGGCAGCCGGCGAGGCTCGGCAAGGATCTCGGCAGATATTCGTTCCGCGAATGGCAGCTGCCGGTGACGCTTGCCGCGGGAACGCACGAATTGAAGGTGCGGGCCATCAACAATGCCGGTGCGACCCAGCCGGCCGCCGCGAACTGGAATCCGGCGGGTTACATGCGCAACGTCGTCGAAACCACCACCGTCACCGCGGCCTGA
- a CDS encoding cytochrome c, whose product MKRLMILSGLALLAGIAALQANPVNYKLPRETAAFKPGSNVEVVQANCSACHSADYIATQPRGPKFKKEFWRAEVAKMIKVYGAQIDEADVGKIADYLAENY is encoded by the coding sequence ATGAAACGTCTGATGATCCTGTCGGGCCTGGCGCTGCTCGCCGGCATTGCCGCGCTGCAGGCCAATCCCGTCAATTACAAGCTCCCCAGGGAGACTGCCGCCTTCAAGCCCGGCAGCAATGTTGAGGTGGTCCAGGCCAATTGCAGCGCCTGCCATTCGGCGGACTACATTGCCACCCAGCCGCGGGGGCCGAAATTCAAGAAAGAGTTCTGGCGGGCCGAGGTCGCCAAGATGATCAAGGTCTATGGCGCCCAGATCGATGAGGCGGATGTCGGCAAGATCGCCGATTATCTGGCGGAGAACTACTGA
- a CDS encoding sugar phosphate isomerase/epimerase yields the protein MTDFSLAHLTVLSLAPPQMVDVASRCGYRFVGLRLVAVTTETPGYPLMNDPAALRETKRRLADTGVGVLDIEFVRLAPGFDARRFEPMLAAGAELGARYVISAPYDSDRSALAGHLAALADCAAPYGITALMEFFAWTPVASLAAAREVVAAAGRANVGILVDTLHMDRTGSPLADLDGIPPAWLPMVHACDAAAGREGSLDAMLHTARAERLPPGDGGLDIAGVLRHMPAGIPVALEVPMEALTRSEGAEAVARRVIAGARRLLGEG from the coding sequence ATGACCGACTTCTCCCTCGCCCATCTCACCGTGCTGTCGCTGGCGCCGCCTCAAATGGTGGATGTCGCTTCACGGTGCGGCTACCGATTTGTCGGCCTGCGCCTTGTCGCGGTGACAACGGAGACGCCCGGCTATCCCTTGATGAACGATCCGGCGGCGTTGCGCGAGACGAAGCGGCGCCTCGCCGATACCGGCGTTGGTGTGCTCGACATCGAATTCGTCCGCCTCGCCCCCGGGTTCGACGCCAGACGCTTCGAACCGATGCTCGCCGCCGGCGCCGAACTCGGCGCCCGCTATGTGATCAGCGCTCCGTATGATTCCGACCGGAGCGCGCTCGCCGGCCATCTCGCCGCGCTCGCCGACTGCGCAGCGCCTTACGGCATCACCGCCCTGATGGAATTCTTCGCCTGGACCCCGGTCGCCTCGCTCGCCGCAGCGCGCGAGGTGGTGGCCGCCGCCGGCCGCGCCAATGTTGGTATCCTCGTCGATACCCTGCATATGGATCGCACCGGCAGTCCGCTTGCCGATCTCGACGGCATTCCGCCGGCGTGGCTGCCGATGGTCCATGCCTGCGATGCCGCCGCTGGGCGCGAAGGGTCGCTGGACGCCATGCTGCATACCGCGCGAGCCGAACGCCTGCCACCCGGCGATGGCGGGCTCGACATCGCTGGTGTGCTGCGCCACATGCCGGCCGGCATTCCGGTGGCGCTCGAAGTCCCGATGGAGGCCCTCACCCGCAGCGAGGGCGCCGAAGCCGTTGCCCGCCGGGTCATCGCAGGCGCCCGACGGCTGCTCGGCGAGGGGTGA
- a CDS encoding MFS transporter → MDARSTSPLISEFDGLPPERRRWAVLTIFIAVAMASLDTAIANVALPAIAADLAVSPADVVWVVNIYQIALVATLLPLAAFGEIIGHQRIYLGGLVLFTLASLLCAFAWSLPTLLVARALQGLGASGIMSVNTALVRFAYPRRLHGHGFGMNALVVATAFSVGPTVASGLLSVGPWTWLFGVNVPFGIAAAVAGLKTLPKTPTASHRFDIPGALLTSGCLGLLITAVGSAAHHGNTVVAAVEFIAGLILGVLLVRRQADHPAPMLPFDLFRRPLFALSAATAMCSFATQGLAFVALPFFFEHNLGLSAVATGFLITPWSVVVGIMAPIAGRLSNHFPAGILGGIGLIVLGIGMALLASLPGQPATADIIWRICVCGFGFGFFQSPNMKAIMTSAPPDRSGGASGIVATARLTGQTIGAALAALCFALFEIQGPTVALALGVGFAVTGAVMSFLRLVAK, encoded by the coding sequence ATGGACGCCCGTAGCACATCACCTTTGATAAGCGAGTTCGATGGCCTGCCACCGGAGCGGCGGCGCTGGGCGGTTCTCACCATCTTCATCGCCGTGGCCATGGCCTCGCTCGACACCGCCATCGCCAATGTGGCGCTGCCCGCGATCGCCGCCGATCTCGCCGTCAGCCCCGCCGACGTCGTCTGGGTGGTCAACATCTACCAGATCGCCCTCGTCGCGACGCTGCTGCCGCTCGCCGCCTTCGGCGAGATCATCGGCCACCAGCGCATCTACCTCGGTGGCCTCGTGCTGTTCACCCTTGCCTCGCTGCTGTGCGCCTTCGCCTGGTCGCTGCCCACACTGCTGGTCGCCCGGGCGCTGCAGGGCCTCGGCGCCAGCGGCATCATGAGTGTCAATACCGCGCTGGTGCGTTTCGCCTATCCGCGCCGACTGCACGGCCACGGCTTCGGCATGAATGCGCTGGTGGTCGCCACCGCCTTTTCCGTCGGACCGACGGTTGCCTCCGGTCTGCTGTCGGTCGGACCCTGGACCTGGCTGTTCGGGGTCAATGTGCCGTTCGGCATCGCCGCAGCGGTCGCCGGGCTCAAGACCCTGCCGAAAACCCCGACCGCCAGCCATCGCTTCGACATCCCCGGCGCGCTGCTCACTTCGGGCTGCCTCGGCCTTCTCATCACCGCCGTCGGCAGCGCCGCCCATCACGGCAACACCGTGGTTGCCGCCGTCGAATTCATCGCCGGGCTGATTCTCGGCGTGCTGCTGGTTCGCCGCCAGGCCGACCATCCGGCGCCGATGCTGCCGTTCGACCTGTTCCGGCGGCCGCTGTTCGCCTTGTCGGCGGCCACGGCCATGTGCTCCTTCGCCACCCAGGGCCTCGCCTTCGTCGCGCTGCCCTTCTTCTTCGAGCACAATCTCGGTCTGTCGGCGGTCGCCACCGGCTTCCTGATCACGCCCTGGTCGGTGGTGGTGGGCATCATGGCGCCGATCGCCGGACGACTATCCAATCATTTTCCCGCCGGCATTCTCGGCGGCATCGGCCTCATCGTGCTCGGCATCGGCATGGCATTGCTGGCAAGCCTGCCGGGCCAGCCCGCGACCGCCGACATCATCTGGCGCATCTGTGTCTGCGGCTTCGGTTTCGGCTTCTTCCAGTCGCCGAACATGAAGGCGATCATGACCAGCGCGCCGCCGGACCGCAGCGGCGGCGCCAGCGGCATCGTCGCGACCGCGCGACTTACCGGGCAGACCATCGGCGCCGCGCTGGCGGCGCTGTGCTTCGCCCTGTTCGAAATCCAGGGGCCGACGGTGGCGCTGGCGCTCGGCGTCGGCTTTGCAGTCACCGGCGCGGTCATGAGCTTCCTGCGCCTCGTCGCCAAGTAG
- a CDS encoding O-antigen ligase, whose protein sequence is MTQPSLTSVMPALVRHLRRQRLADTARMVVFTGTLLLVWVSLKPFADLTNMRLEDVGTGNDFWTYVWFLALALLAPAMARSANSRGLVSLATASFLTLMGWMVLTVLLSLDPATSIRRFTLTACVVATAAALLLVPKSRQELTRWTLAAALIVLVLCFAGVILMPHLSIHQATDVQEPQLAGDWRGSFGHKNVAAAVMAMLVFIGIYGLRSRAVIAGGAVTGLSAVFLLFTHGKSSLGLLILVLAVSLLVPRLRSLWSRAAVCLAPLALINALSVGTVLSPALAAIAGALPFDTSFTGRTDIWRFAAESIATRPLTGYGFSAFWGSKIMGTPDPGLEWATEAAHSHNGYLDAGLTMGLPGLALVILVLVIGPLRDYHLAERRGHGGPLNQMFLQIWLFGIYLASMESFFLDRADPIWFNLLLAVFGLHYLARFRTIES, encoded by the coding sequence GTGACACAACCGAGCCTCACCTCCGTCATGCCCGCCCTGGTCCGCCATCTGCGGAGACAGCGGCTTGCCGACACCGCCCGCATGGTCGTCTTCACGGGAACGCTGCTGCTCGTCTGGGTCTCGCTGAAGCCTTTCGCCGACCTTACCAATATGCGGCTGGAGGATGTCGGCACCGGCAACGACTTCTGGACCTATGTCTGGTTTCTGGCGCTCGCTCTGCTGGCGCCGGCGATGGCGCGCAGCGCCAACAGCCGCGGCCTCGTCAGCCTTGCCACGGCGAGCTTTCTGACGCTCATGGGCTGGATGGTGCTGACGGTGCTGCTCTCGCTCGATCCCGCCACCTCGATCCGGCGCTTCACCCTGACGGCCTGCGTCGTCGCCACTGCCGCGGCGCTCCTGCTGGTGCCGAAATCACGGCAGGAGTTGACACGCTGGACATTGGCGGCAGCTCTGATCGTGCTCGTGCTGTGCTTTGCCGGCGTCATTCTGATGCCGCATCTGTCGATTCACCAAGCCACCGACGTGCAGGAGCCGCAGCTCGCCGGTGACTGGCGTGGCAGCTTCGGCCACAAGAATGTTGCGGCTGCCGTGATGGCGATGCTCGTCTTCATCGGCATCTATGGACTGCGCAGCCGCGCCGTCATTGCCGGCGGTGCGGTCACCGGGCTTTCGGCGGTGTTCCTCCTGTTCACCCACGGCAAAAGCTCGCTCGGACTGCTGATTCTCGTCCTTGCCGTATCCCTGCTGGTGCCGCGTCTGCGCAGCCTATGGTCGCGCGCCGCGGTCTGCCTCGCGCCGCTGGCGCTGATCAATGCCTTGAGCGTTGGCACGGTGCTGAGCCCGGCGCTCGCAGCCATCGCAGGCGCCCTGCCCTTCGACACCAGTTTCACCGGCCGCACCGACATCTGGCGCTTCGCTGCCGAATCGATCGCTACGCGGCCGCTGACCGGCTACGGCTTCTCCGCCTTCTGGGGCAGCAAGATCATGGGGACGCCCGACCCCGGCCTGGAATGGGCGACCGAAGCGGCCCACAGCCATAACGGTTATTTGGACGCCGGCCTCACCATGGGATTGCCGGGACTGGCGCTGGTGATCCTGGTCCTGGTAATCGGACCGCTACGCGACTATCACCTCGCCGAGCGACGTGGCCACGGCGGACCGCTGAACCAGATGTTTCTGCAGATCTGGCTGTTCGGCATCTATCTCGCCTCGATGGAAAGCTTCTTCCTCGACCGGGCCGATCCGATCTGGTTCAACCTTCTGCTGGCCGTGTTCGGGCTGCACTACCTCGCCCGCTTCCGCACCATCGAGAGCTGA